Within the Oxyura jamaicensis isolate SHBP4307 breed ruddy duck unplaced genomic scaffold, BPBGC_Ojam_1.0 oxyUn_random_OJ106543, whole genome shotgun sequence genome, the region CGTCCCCCTGAGCAGCGCCTCCGTCACGGGGCAGGATGGAACCCACCCCCGAGGGGTCGGATTCACATCCTGGGTGAGCTAAACCAGGAGGAATccgggaggaaaaaaacagctccgGGGGCAGCGGTAAGGATGTGGGGTTGTGGGGTCCCCGTTTCCCCCGGCTTCGGTGCTCTTTGGTCAGATCCAGGCAGGAAAACGGGGAAAAAGCAGggatttctctttgtttccttgAATAAAACGGGGTGACGGGGACCATGATGGCATCCCGACCCTTTCGGGAGATCCCTGTGGGTGAGGACacagcggggctggggacccTCCGAGTCCCCACCTGCCTAAAAACGGGGGGCTgagcccggccgggggggggaagcagggaTCGTGGCATCAGGTCCGGGGCCCCACTGTGACACTGCCCCATGCTTTGTGGGGTGGGCGAGGTGAAAAAAGGAACTGGGGAGCCccctgagacaaaaaaaaaaatgcattttgtgatCTATGgggtgaaggaaaaggaagcacCCGCGCTCGAGCCCCAGGtgtcccccagctctgctctgaggcATCCCGACCCCTAAAATAGGGTCAAGGGAGAGCTTTTGCTCTGAAATATGGGAATGTGATGTCCCCGTGCCTTCCCTCAGCATCTCCCACCTTTTTGGCTATTTCAGCCTCCCCCGAGCTCCATGCCGGGCGATTTATCACGGCAGGGCAGACGAGGGGGCCGCTatctgctcccagcagctcggGCACACCCAGCTCCTTCCACGGAGCCCGGCTCCCTCGCCGGCCCGGAGCTCGCCCTGTCCCAGAGGAAGAAGGGCGACGGGAGccgtaagaaaaaaaaacaaccacgTGAAATGTTTATTCCCAGCTGGCATCACCTCCCCGTCCCAGCTGGACAGAAGTTCACCCCCAGCAGGTGACCGCGGCCCCCAGACGGAGCTGTCGAAGCCCTCGGGGGCTACAGCAGCAACTGGCGAAGGCAGGGGGGGCTTCGAGGAAGgcagctggggacacgggggggggtccccagaGGCTGTTTGGGGGCTGGGTTTGGCACTGGGGCAGCCCGTGGGCTTTCTCAGCACATGCTTGAGGCCTCCCCGGCGGATCTGTGCCGGGGCGAGGCGCTGCCCGGTGCCATCAGCGAAGGCTCCGTGCGGTTCCCCCCCCGTCCCCGGAGGCAGAGGCGGGTTCAGGAGGGATTGGCGCTCTCCCACTGGCGGAAAATGCGGAACACCTTGCAGGATTTCACCGAGAGGCTCTGCgggagaaaagggagagcaAAGCGAGAAGAGGTGAAAGCTCCGAGGAGGGATCTGCGACCGCGGAAGCCgcagccaagaaaaaaaaaaaaaaaaaaaagtcagctgaGATCCCCCGAACCGGGACGCCTGCGAGCATCTCGTCGTGTCGTGAGCGCGATTTCCCAGCAGGAAAATCACGGGGGAAAAGccctttggggggggggctgcaacTCGTCGGAAGAGCCCGCGGGACGCGTCGGGAGCTCTCCGGGGGGGAGACGAAGTGGAACTGGATCTGGGGCGGCGCTGAGGCGGGCTGGGAGGTAGAGCAGCCCCCCAAACAGAGCCGGTCACAGCACGTGGCGAGCGGATGAGACCTGGCGGGGAGGCCGTCAGAGCAGCCAGAGGGGAAACAGGCTCCCAAGACACGTGCTGGGGCTGCGTTTAGCTCCAATAAAGCTCCTCTGCCCCAAACCCTGCCCGTAGGCTTTCAGCcctggggaaagcagcagcaagcagggctCGGGTGCTCAGGATCGGGGCTGGGAACCCTGCAGGCTCACCACAGGCTCCGTCTCGGGCACTCTGTCACATTTTCGGATGGCCAGGAGCACGTTCAGGACCACCTGCCAGCCCGGCTCCGCCTTTGGGGGCTCCTTCTGCGCCTGGGCTGCGGAGTCCTCCGGGGCCTCCGCGCCCTCCACCGCGTTGACCCAGGGGCACCAGTCGCGATGCTGCGAGCCGGGGTCGAAGAAACTCCTCGAAGAAGTGTcctgggcaggaggggaagagggcaGCGAGGATATCAGCGACAGGAGAGTTTCAAACAGCCTCCAGCGACGCGCTAAAACCCTCTCCGTGCCCAAATACCGGCCCGGAGCTGGCCTGGAGCTTcatctcccctcagcctcctgctccaccCGGCCCCCGTGGCGCTCACCgagctgctggaagagcagAGCCGTGCCCGCTTGGCCCTGCGGACGGGGCTGGACGGCACGTCCACCGtttccccctgccccatgcTGCGGGTGACGGGGCGGCTCCTCGGCGTGGGGCTGGCCGCCTCCAATTCGCCTCGTtccacggggctgggggtgtcCCAAGCCCGCGGGCGAGAGaccgccggggccgggctctTCTCCTGCTGCCGGAGGGGAAAGGACAAGAATTAACAGAGCTCCAAGCCCAGGCACTGGGGGAACCCCATCCCAGGAAGGAATTCTGCCGAAAAGGAGCTGGGGGACAAGCTGAAGGCGAGCTAGCGACGTGCTCCTGCTGGTGGTGTCCCTGCTGGCGGGCAAAGCATCGCCAGCAGGGCTCGGGAGGTGATTTTGgccccctgctcagccccagtgAGGCTGCGCCTGGGGAACTgagtccagttctgggctccccagcacgAGAAGGACGCGGACGGAGTGGGGAGAGCTCGGCAAAGGACAACGGGAACGATGAAGAGATTGGAGCGTCTCTGAAACCTGGAGCCCAGGAGGTTCCCGCTGAGCACCCGAAGCGTTTGTGGGCTGGGTgggtgccggagccctggcacaggtaCCCAGAGGTTGTGGGGTCCCCTCCTTGGAGAGCTTCTTGGATGTGGGGCCGGGCACCAGCTgggggtggccctgctggagcagggtggCCCCAGATGGACCCAGGGACCCCTTCCCACCCTCAACCATGCTCTGGTTCTGTGAGTCCTCGTGCCGCCAGCActgaaggggacagggaggcGCTGCCCAGCTCCGACGAGAGACCAAAACCCCggcaggagctgtgccagcacGGCTACCACCCACGGCACCAAGAAGATCCCCTTTTGGGGGTAGCAGACACCCCAACTACTTCACCCTCGAGCCCTGCGTGCCCCCCGCAAGCAGACATCCCGAGGCTGCTGAGCACCGCGCCGTACCTGCTCGGAGCCCGGAGGAAAAGCGTCTTGGCTCCGCGTCAGCATCCTGCGCGGAGACGTGGGCACGGGCGGGCAGCGCTCGGCGGGTGCCCCGCACGAATCCAGCTCCGGGCCCCCGGGTTCGAGCTGGTGgaagccccacagccccacctTCCTCATGCAGCGCGAGCAGGTGATCACCGAGAGGAGCGCGGAGCCGGACAGGGCGCTGCGGGGACGGAAGGTTAGGGTGAGCCTGG harbors:
- the LOC118160180 gene encoding nuclear-interacting partner of ALK-like, with amino-acid sequence SLTEEKITLLLQLIREELEHKAEGEKPPMKFTSEALPVHVSACVLALCGWTCGALSGSALLSVITCSRCMRKVGLWGFHQLEPGGPELDSCGAPAERCPPVPTSPRRMLTRSQDAFPPGSEQQEKSPAPAVSRPRAWDTPSPVERGELEAASPTPRSRPVTRSMGQGETVDVPSSPVRRAKRARLCSSSSSDTSSRSFFDPGSQHRDWCPWVNAVEGAEAPEDSAAQAQKEPPKAEPGWQVVLNVLLAIRKCDRVPETEPVSLSVKSCKVFRIFRQWESANPS